One Accipiter gentilis chromosome 25, bAccGen1.1, whole genome shotgun sequence genomic region harbors:
- the GPR137C gene encoding integral membrane protein GPR137C, giving the protein MSSTTTTAAAAAALAEGAALAEGAAVPYAVELGLTVLHTALYAALFLFAYLQLWLLLYYRERRLSYHTLCLFLCLLWAALRTTLFSFYLQNSLQALRLQQPFAHWLLYCLPSCLLFSSLCLLNLYFAEVIFKVKCAAEFNKYKVLLYLGSVFTSLLFLVVNLTCAMLIHGEVPENQLRWTVLARALVNDSLFILCAISLACCMCKLGKMSSANVYLESKGTSVCQAILVGSVVALLYSSRACYNLVAVAISPDNVPGPFNYGWDNLSDKVHVEVSSEEYVVFGVVLFLWELVPTTFVVLFFRAQRLSQNLTAAGMVNSHSYSSRAYFFDNPRRYDSDDDLSRLGAREGGLATPQCSGCYGSLAGNDSYTVGPHLSGTATDSAPLLFAAGGSEMNNHHSSYPAPQN; this is encoded by the exons ATGAGCTCGAcgacgacgacggcggcggcggcggcggccctcGCTGAGGGGGCGGCCCTGGCTGAGGGGGCCGCCGTGCCCTACGCGGTAGAGCTGGGGCTGACCGTGCTCCACACGGCGCTCTACGCCGCCCTCTTTCTCTTCGCCTACCTGCAGCTTTGGCTGCTCCTCTACTACCGGGAGCGGCGGTTGAGCTACCACAcgctctgcctcttcctctgcctgctctgGGCAGCCCTCAGGACCACCCTCTTCTCCTTCTACCTGCAAAACTCCCTGCAGGCCCTCCGTCTCCAGCAGCCCTTCGCCCACTGGCTCCTCTACTGCCTGCCCAgctgcctgctcttctccagcctCTGCCTCCTCAACCTCTATTTCGCTGAg GTCATATTCAAAGTGAAATGTGCAGCTGAATTCAACAAGTACAA GGTCCTGTTGTACCTGGGCTCCGTATTTACCAGCCTCCTCTTCTTAGTTGTGAACTTAACTTGTGCAATGTTAATCCATGGTGAGGTCCCAGAGAACCAGCTGAGGTGGACGGTCCTTGCCCGTGCCCTAGTCAACGACAGTCTCTTCATCCTCTGTGCCATCTCGCTGGCTTGCTGCATGTGCAAACTAGGAAAGATGTCTTCAGCAAATGTCTACCTCGAGTCTAAG gGAACATCTGTCTGCCAGGCTATTCTTGTGGGATCTGTAGTCGCTCTTCTGTATTCCTCAAGGGCTTGCTATAACCTGGTAGCTGTGGCCATATCTCCAGACAATGTTCCTGGTCCTTTTAACTATGGCTGGGACAACCTTTCAGACAAG GTGCATGTGGAAGTGAGCAGTGAAGAGTATGTGGTGTTTGGAGTGGTCCTCTTCCTCTGGGAGCTGGTGCCAACGACTTTTGTGGTGCTGTTCTTCCGGGCTCAGAGACTGAGTCAGAATTTG ACTGCAGCGGGGATGGTCAATAGTCACAGTTACAGCTCCAGAGCCTACTTCTTTGACAATCCGAGACGCTATGACAGTGATGATGACTTGTCACGGCTTGGGGCCAGAGAAGGAGG cttGGCCACCCCTCAGTGCTCTGGCTGCTATGGGTCCCTGGCGGGGAATGACAGCTACACGGTGGGTCCCCATCTCAGCGGAACTGCTACAGACAGTGCCCCCTTGCTCTTTGCCGCAGGCGGCTCGGAGATGAATAATCACCATAGCTCATACCCTGCACCACAGAACTGA